ATGAGCCGCCGTACCCGCATCAGCAATGTCCTCGCCATCCTCAGCCTGCTGTCGCTGCTGGGGCTGGTGCTGGGCTGGATCATCTGGTTCATCGAGCCGCCGCACTGGCCCCGGCCGCTGTTGATCGTGCTTGCCGCATTGCCCCTGGCCCTGCCCCTGCGCGGCATGCTCTATGGCCGTTACCGCAGCCACCTGCTGGCGGCCTATCTGAGCCTGCTCTATGCCCTGCACGGCGGCTCAGAGCTTTGGGTCAGCGAGCGCCTCTGGCTGCCCCTGCTGGAGGTGGTGCTGTCCCTGTGCCTGTTCTTCTGCT
This is a stretch of genomic DNA from gamma proteobacterium SS-5. It encodes these proteins:
- a CDS encoding DUF2069 domain-containing protein encodes the protein MSRRTRISNVLAILSLLSLLGLVLGWIIWFIEPPHWPRPLLIVLAALPLALPLRGMLYGRYRSHLLAAYLSLLYALHGGSELWVSERLWLPLLEVVLSLCLFFCCALFVRFTRNENPAIR